The proteins below are encoded in one region of Homo sapiens chromosome 2, GRCh38.p14 Primary Assembly:
- the FIGLA gene encoding factor in the germline alpha, with protein sequence MDPAPGVLDPRAAPPALLGTPQAEVLEDVLREQFGPLPQLAAVCRLKRLPSGGYSSTENLQLVLERRRVANAKERERIKNLNRGFARLKALVPFLPQSRKPSKVDILKGATEYIQVLSDLLEGAKDSKKQDPDEQSYSNNSSESHTSSARQLSRNITQHISCAFGLKNEEEGPWADGGSGEPAHACRHSVMSTTEIISPTRSLDRFPEVELLSHRLPQV encoded by the exons ATGGACCCCGCGCCCGGCGTCCTAGATCCCCGCGCCGCGCCGCCCGCGCTCCTGGGCACCCCGCAAGCCGAGGTGCTGGAGGACGTGTTGCGGGAGCAGTTCGGGCCGCTGCCCCAGCTGGCCGCTGTCTGCCGGCTCAAGCGGCTGCCCTCGGGCGGCTACTCGTCCACTGAAAACCTCCAGTTGGTGCTGGAGCGGCGGCGTGTGGCCAACGCCAAGGAGCGTGAGCGG atAAAAAATCTCAACCGTGGTTTTGCCAGATTGAAGGCACTTGTGCCATTTCTTCCCCAAAGCAGGAAGCCCAGCAAAGTTGATATCCTTAAAGGTGCGACTGAATATATACAGGTTCTCAGTGATCTTTTGGAAGGAGCCAAAGACTCAAAG AAACAAGACCCAGATGAGCAGAGCTATAGTAACAACAGTTCTGAATCACATACATCCTCGGCAAGACAGCTGTCAAGAAACATCACCCAACATATCAGCTGTGCTTTCGGCTTGAAGAATGAAGAGGAAGGGCCTTGGGCAGATGGTGGCAGTGGTGAGCCAGCACACGCTTGTCGCCACAGTGTGATGTCTACGACTGAAATTATCTCCCCAACCAGAAGTCTG GATAGATTCCCAGAAGTAGAACTGCTGAGTCACAG ACTTCCACaagtatga